TACGGCGTCTCTTGGCTCCCTTCTGATCCCGATGATGGTGGATCAGGGATACGATGCGGATTTCTCAACGGCTGTTACGATCACCTCTTCCTGTGAAGGGCTGCTGGTGCCTCCCAGCCACAACATGGTAATCTATGCGACCACTGCAGGCGGTATTTCCGTAGGAAGCCTGTTCCTGGCCGGATATATCCCGGGTGCTCTGCTGGCGGCGTCCCTTATGGTTGGATCTTATATTATTTCAGTGAAGCGGAACTACCCGAAGGGTGATAAGTTCAGCATGAAAAACCTGCTCAAACAGCTCAGCGTTTCCTTCTGGGCGCTGGCAGCAGTTCTGATCGTAGTGGTCGGAGTAGTCGGCGGCCTGTTCACGGCAACGGAGTCTGCAGCCATTGCCGTTATCTACAGCCTGATCGTCAGTGTGTACATATACAAAGGCCTGAATTGGAAAGGCGTATGGCGGGTGCTGGGGGACTGCGTGGAAACCCTGTCCATCGTACTGATCCTGATCGCCACTTCCAGCATCTTCGGTTACTGCCTGACCCGTCTGCATGTGCCGGACCTGGCAGCCAATGCGATCACCGGACTGACCACCAATCCGATCCTGCTGGCCCTGCTCTTAAACCTGATCCTGCTGGTTCTGGGCTGCATTATGGATATGGCGCCCATCATCCTGATCGCAACGCCGATCCTGCTTCCGATCGCGACCTCCATCGGGATCGATCCGATCCAGTTTGGTATCATTGTAGTGCTCAACTGCGGTATCGGCCTTCTGACGCCTCCAGTTGGAGCAGTCCTGTTCATCGGTTCCGCGGTGGCGAAGCTGCCCATGGAGAAGGTGGTAAAGGCGACCCTGCCATTCTACCTGTGCATGATCGTAACCCTGCTTTTGATCACCTTTGTGCCGGCTATCAGCCTTTGGCTGCCGCAGGTGCTGGGATAAGCAATAGTTAAAGTTGCATTATTGCTGCCGGCATGATATAAACTAAGTATATGCTTTA
This portion of the Clostridium sp. AN503 genome encodes:
- a CDS encoding TRAP transporter large permease, which gives rise to MSGDTLAIFILLASFFLMIFLRFPIAYAVALSAVLCLLSQGLPLTTICQQMVKGISSFSLMAVPFFIVMGCLMGTGGISEKLIALANACVGWMRGGMAMVNIVASYFFGGISGSAAADTASLGSLLIPMMVDQGYDADFSTAVTITSSCEGLLVPPSHNMVIYATTAGGISVGSLFLAGYIPGALLAASLMVGSYIISVKRNYPKGDKFSMKNLLKQLSVSFWALAAVLIVVVGVVGGLFTATESAAIAVIYSLIVSVYIYKGLNWKGVWRVLGDCVETLSIVLILIATSSIFGYCLTRLHVPDLAANAITGLTTNPILLALLLNLILLVLGCIMDMAPIILIATPILLPIATSIGIDPIQFGIIVVLNCGIGLLTPPVGAVLFIGSAVAKLPMEKVVKATLPFYLCMIVTLLLITFVPAISLWLPQVLG